A region from the Oceanidesulfovibrio marinus genome encodes:
- a CDS encoding DNA-3-methyladenine glycosylase family protein, producing MANSLTHRLTTHGLFSWERCVELARIRDSITVQPLDDGSLAMPLLLEETFAPVGVHLSWDEDEKGNGGVLVRCEDVDEDTASRAAAQVEQILYLDVTAEEVATFEDILARDDVLATVHARRAGMLPVLFVTVYQTCVWSIFTARSSMRQARSLWRKYSEEHGLPVTIAGRTYRTFPPPAFFLEGHELPGLRRQKWKYLEDVARAALSGHLNRNRLREMELEQIKKELKKVKGIGPYFADLVSAFGVGHRDVFLEHETRIHEAMGARYGVEPSDMHAIHQISDGWRPLRTWGCYLMMIDAILGG from the coding sequence ATGGCCAACTCACTGACCCACCGCCTGACCACACACGGCCTGTTCTCCTGGGAGCGTTGCGTGGAGCTGGCCCGTATCCGCGACTCCATCACTGTGCAGCCGCTCGATGATGGCTCCCTGGCCATGCCTCTGCTGCTCGAAGAAACCTTTGCGCCAGTCGGGGTGCATCTTTCCTGGGACGAGGACGAGAAAGGCAATGGCGGCGTGCTGGTGCGTTGCGAGGATGTGGACGAGGACACGGCCTCGCGTGCGGCTGCGCAGGTGGAGCAGATTCTCTACCTGGACGTGACGGCGGAGGAGGTCGCGACCTTCGAGGACATACTGGCGCGGGACGATGTGCTCGCCACCGTGCATGCGCGGCGGGCCGGGATGCTGCCCGTGCTCTTTGTCACGGTGTATCAGACGTGCGTCTGGTCCATCTTCACGGCGCGGTCCTCCATGCGCCAGGCGCGCTCTCTGTGGCGGAAATACTCCGAGGAGCACGGCCTGCCCGTGACCATAGCCGGGCGAACGTACAGAACCTTTCCCCCGCCGGCGTTTTTTCTGGAAGGGCATGAGCTGCCGGGCCTGCGCCGGCAGAAGTGGAAGTACCTGGAAGATGTGGCGCGGGCCGCACTGTCCGGCCATCTGAACCGCAATCGCCTGCGGGAGATGGAGCTGGAGCAGATCAAGAAGGAGCTGAAAAAGGTGAAGGGCATCGGCCCGTACTTTGCGGACCTGGTCAGCGCTTTCGGCGTGGGCCACCGGGATGTGTTCCTGGAGCACGAGACGCGCATCCACGAGGCCATGGGCGCGCGCTACGGTGTGGAGCCCTCGGATATGCACGCCATCCACCAGATCAGCGATGGCTGGCGGCCCCTGCGTACCTGGGGCTGCTACCTGATGATGATAGACGCGATACTGGGCGGGTAG
- a CDS encoding FAD-dependent oxidoreductase: MDSNSTGGTTAERIERQLAGARLRVLIIGAGIAGATLGALLRRRGEPAAIIERSDGEEDGGYMLGLMPLGGRVLNGLGLAQEYEAGSLPVRFYILHDRHGQKIRRYPLAPLVDRFGSWRGIERGVLLRMLRQAAGPIEYGTVVEAIDEDAEGATATFHDGSKATFDLIVGADGIHSATRGLILAQDEVEDFDTGWGGFVVWSTLDPQEADTYRELWSAGWGVGIYPVPGRCGIFLAGLHQELKEREAQEYGDTIEKRLPAGPFRNAVANRDRSTPAFYWKMADCRARTWSRGRTLLLGDAAAAFLPTAGVGASAAMDSAAALADELSRADVGHMDYALQLYEKRQRRRVELAQKNSRNLARYMFVNSGPMAWARDQFMRFYSLERLMRDISKVMEGE; this comes from the coding sequence ATGGATTCCAACTCCACAGGCGGAACAACCGCCGAGCGCATTGAGCGGCAGCTGGCTGGTGCGCGGTTGCGCGTCCTGATCATCGGGGCGGGCATTGCCGGGGCCACTCTCGGGGCTTTGTTGCGCCGTCGCGGAGAGCCTGCAGCAATCATTGAACGCAGCGACGGCGAGGAAGACGGCGGCTACATGCTGGGGCTCATGCCGCTGGGCGGCCGGGTGCTCAACGGCTTGGGTTTGGCGCAGGAGTACGAAGCCGGGAGCCTGCCGGTGCGGTTTTACATCCTGCACGACAGGCACGGGCAAAAGATACGACGGTATCCGCTCGCCCCGTTGGTGGACCGTTTTGGCAGCTGGCGCGGTATCGAGCGCGGCGTGCTCCTGCGCATGCTGCGTCAGGCCGCAGGACCCATCGAGTACGGCACCGTAGTCGAGGCCATTGATGAGGATGCTGAAGGAGCGACCGCGACTTTCCATGACGGCTCCAAGGCCACGTTCGACCTGATTGTCGGCGCTGATGGCATCCACTCCGCCACACGCGGTCTGATTCTCGCGCAAGACGAAGTTGAGGATTTCGACACGGGGTGGGGCGGTTTCGTGGTCTGGAGCACGCTCGATCCACAGGAGGCCGATACCTACCGCGAGCTGTGGTCGGCAGGGTGGGGCGTAGGCATTTATCCGGTCCCGGGCAGGTGCGGGATTTTTCTTGCGGGCCTCCATCAGGAGCTGAAGGAGCGTGAGGCCCAGGAGTACGGCGATACCATCGAGAAGCGTTTGCCGGCAGGGCCGTTCCGCAACGCCGTGGCGAACCGGGATCGCTCGACGCCGGCCTTTTACTGGAAGATGGCCGACTGCCGTGCGCGCACCTGGTCGCGTGGCCGGACGCTGTTGTTAGGCGATGCGGCCGCCGCGTTTCTGCCCACGGCGGGTGTCGGCGCCTCTGCGGCCATGGACTCAGCCGCCGCCCTGGCGGACGAGCTCTCCCGCGCCGATGTCGGCCACATGGACTATGCGCTGCAGCTTTATGAAAAACGCCAGCGCCGCCGGGTGGAGCTGGCCCAGAAGAACTCGCGCAACCTGGCCCGCTACATGTTCGTCAATTCCGGGCCCATGGCCTGGGCGCGCGACCAGTTCATGCGCTTCTACAGCCTCGAACGACTGATGCGTGACATCTCCAAGGTCATGGAGGGGGAGTGA